A genome region from Gadus chalcogrammus isolate NIFS_2021 chromosome 7, NIFS_Gcha_1.0, whole genome shotgun sequence includes the following:
- the trim3b gene encoding tripartite motif-containing protein 3b isoform X1, translating into MCAATMAKHESGGGSPVVRQIDKQFLVCSICLDRYHNPKVLPCLHTFCESCLQNYIPPESLTLSCPVCRQTSILPEKGVSALQNNFFITNLMEVLQRDPECSREEDCPAASGTPLSCPNHEGKVMEFYCESCETAMCLDCTEGEHREHVTVPLRDVLEQHKAALKDQLDAIRGRLPQLTAAIELVTEISRQLTEGKNQAVAGISSTFDDLERALQQRKNTLITDLENICSSKQKVLQAQLTSLLQGAEHIQSSCGFTEQALSHGSSTEVLLVQKQMSERVTALARHDFPEKPHQNAHLDCQVETDGLRRSIQNLGVLITTAAVAHTSVATGEGLRHATTGVPQSVTVTTKDKDGELVRTGNALLRAEITSAGDGVAAADAEVTDNKNGTYEVSYVLRAEGDFLFGLALYGQPLRGSPFRLRALKPSDAPQSPDDVKRRVKSPSGPGGHVRQKALRRPSSMYSTTKKKENPIEDELIYRVGSRGREKGEFTNLQGISASSNGRVVVADSNNQCIQVFSNDGQFKMRFGVRGRSPGQLQRPTGVSVDLNGDIVVADYDNRWVSIFSSDGKFKNKIGAGRLMGPKGVAVDRNGHIIAVDNKACCVFIFQSNGKLVNKFGARGTSERQFAEKLGPIVNKSVPVFSPHFVAVNNKNEIIVTDFHNHSVKVYNADGEFLFRFGSHGEGNGQFNAPTGVAVDANGNIIVADWGNSRIQVFDSTGSFLSYINTSADPLYGPQGLALTSDGNVAVADSGNHCFKVYRYLQ; encoded by the exons ATGTGCGCTGCCACCATGGCCAAACACGAGAGCGGCGGTGGCAGCCCGGTGGTGCGTCAGATAGACAAGCAGTTCCTGGTGTGCAGCATCTGCCTGGACCGCTACCACAACCCCAAGGTGCTGCCCTGCCTCCACACCTTCTGTGAAAG TTGCCTCCAGAACTACATCCCCCCCGAGTCCCTGACGCTGTCCTGCCCGGTGTGCCGTCAGACGTCCATCCTGCCGGAGAAGGGAGTGTCCGCGCTGCAGAACAACTTCTTCATCACCAACCTCATGGAG GTCCTGCAGAGAGACCCCGAGTGCTCCCGGGAGGAGGACTGCCCCGCCGCCAGCGGGACGCCCCTGAGCTGTCCCAACCACGAGGGCAAG gtgatGGAGTTCTACTGCGAGTCATGCGAGACGGCCATGTGTCTGGACTGCACGGAGGGGGAGCACCGCGAGCACGTCACCGTCCCCCTACGGGACGTCCTGGAGCAGCACAAGGCGGCGCTGAAGGACCAGCTGGACGCCATCCGTGGCAG ACTCCCCCAACTGACGGCGGCCATCGAGCTGGTGACGGAGATCTCCCGGCAGCTCACGGAGGGGAAGAACCAGGCGGTGGCCGGGATCAGCAGTACCTTCGACGACCTGGAGAGGGCGCTACAGCAGCGCAAGAACACCCTGATCACTGACCTGGAGAACATCTGCAGCTCCAAGCAGAAG GTGCTGCAGGCCCAGCTGACCTCCCTCCTGCAGGGGGCAGAGCACATCCAGAGCAGCTGTGGCTTCACAGAGCAGGCCCTCAGCCACGGGAGCTCCACGGAG GTGCTGCTGGTGCAGAAGCAGATGAGCGAGCGTGTCACCGCACTGGCGAGACACGACTTCCCAGAGAAACCGCATCAGAACGCACACCTGGACTGTCAG gtggAGACGGACGGGCTGCGCCGCTCCATCCAGAACCTGGGGGTCCTGATCACCACGGCGGCCGTGGCCCACACCTCGGTGGCCACCGGGGAGGGCCTGCGCCACGCCACCACGGGGGTGCCCCAGAGCGTTACCGTGACGACCAAGGACAAG gacgGGGAGCTGGTGCGGACGGGCAACGCCCTCCTGCGGGCGGAGATCACCTCGGCGGGCGACGGCGTTGCCGCGGCCGACGCCGAGGTCACGGACAACAAGAACGGCACGTACGAGGTGAGCTACGTCCTGCGTGCCGAGGGCGACTTCCTGTTCGGCCTGGCGCTCTACGGCCAGCCCCTCCGCGGCAGCCCCTTCCGCCTGCGGGCCCTCAAGCCCTCCGACGCGCCGCAGTCCCCCGACGACGTGAAGCGCCGCGTCAAGTCCCCCAGCGGCCCCGGGGGCCACGTGCGGCAGAAGGCGCTGCGCCGGCCCTCCAGCATGTACAGCACCACCAAGAAGAAGGAGAACCCCATCGAGGACGAGCTCATCTACAGAGTAG GTtcaagaggcagagagaagggcGAGTTCACCAACCTCCAGGGCATCTCAGCCTCAAGCAACggcagggtggtggtggcagACAGCAACAACCAGTGCATACAG GTGTTCTCCAACGACGGGCAGTTCAAGATGCGGTTTGGGGTGCGGGGGCGTTCCCCGGGGCAGCTCCAGAGGCCTACGGGTGTGAGCGTGGACCTGAACGGGGACATCGTGGTGGCGGATTATGACAACCGCTGGGTCAGCATCTTCTCATCGGACGGCAAGTTCAAG AACAAAATCGGGGCGGGGCGTCTCATGGGGCCGAAGGGCGTGGCCGTGGACAGGAATGGACACATCATCGCCGTGGACAACAAGGCCTGCTGCGTCTTCATCTTCCAGTCCAACGGGAAGCTGGTCAACAAGTTCGGAGCGCGGGGGACGTCCGAGAGGCAGTTtgcag AAAAACTTGGCCCAATTGTAAATAAGTCAGTCCCAGTTTTCA GTCCGCACTTTGTGGCTGTGAACAACAAGAACGAAATCATCGTGACCGACTTCCACAATCACTCTGTGAAg GTGTACAACGCGGACGGAGAGTTCCTCTTCCGGTTCGGCTCCCACGGGGAAGGGAACGGCCAGTTCAACGCGCCCACCGGCGTGGCCGTGGACGCCAATGGAAACATCATTGTGGCCGACTGGGGGAACAGCAGAATACAG gtctTTGACAGCACAGGTTCTTTCCTGTCCTACATCAACACGTCTGCGGACCCCCTGTACGGGCCACAGGGCCTGGCGCTCACCTCGGACGGGAACGTGGCCGTGGCCGACTCCGGCAACCACTGCTTCAAGGTCTACCGCTACCTGCAGTGA
- the trim3b gene encoding tripartite motif-containing protein 3b isoform X2, translating to MCAATMAKHESGGGSPVVRQIDKQFLVCSICLDRYHNPKVLPCLHTFCESCLQNYIPPESLTLSCPVCRQTSILPEKGVSALQNNFFITNLMEVLQRDPECSREEDCPAASGTPLSCPNHEGKVMEFYCESCETAMCLDCTEGEHREHVTVPLRDVLEQHKAALKDQLDAIRGRLPQLTAAIELVTEISRQLTEGKNQAVAGISSTFDDLERALQQRKNTLITDLENICSSKQKVLQAQLTSLLQGAEHIQSSCGFTEQALSHGSSTEVLLVQKQMSERVTALARHDFPEKPHQNAHLDCQVETDGLRRSIQNLGVLITTAAVAHTSVATGEGLRHATTGVPQSVTVTTKDKDGELVRTGNALLRAEITSAGDGVAAADAEVTDNKNGTYEVSYVLRAEGDFLFGLALYGQPLRGSPFRLRALKPSDAPQSPDDVKRRVKSPSGPGGHVRQKALRRPSSMYSTTKKKENPIEDELIYRVGSRGREKGEFTNLQGISASSNGRVVVADSNNQCIQVFSNDGQFKMRFGVRGRSPGQLQRPTGVSVDLNGDIVVADYDNRWVSIFSSDGKFKNKIGAGRLMGPKGVAVDRNGHIIAVDNKACCVFIFQSNGKLVNKFGARGTSERQFAGPHFVAVNNKNEIIVTDFHNHSVKVYNADGEFLFRFGSHGEGNGQFNAPTGVAVDANGNIIVADWGNSRIQVFDSTGSFLSYINTSADPLYGPQGLALTSDGNVAVADSGNHCFKVYRYLQ from the exons ATGTGCGCTGCCACCATGGCCAAACACGAGAGCGGCGGTGGCAGCCCGGTGGTGCGTCAGATAGACAAGCAGTTCCTGGTGTGCAGCATCTGCCTGGACCGCTACCACAACCCCAAGGTGCTGCCCTGCCTCCACACCTTCTGTGAAAG TTGCCTCCAGAACTACATCCCCCCCGAGTCCCTGACGCTGTCCTGCCCGGTGTGCCGTCAGACGTCCATCCTGCCGGAGAAGGGAGTGTCCGCGCTGCAGAACAACTTCTTCATCACCAACCTCATGGAG GTCCTGCAGAGAGACCCCGAGTGCTCCCGGGAGGAGGACTGCCCCGCCGCCAGCGGGACGCCCCTGAGCTGTCCCAACCACGAGGGCAAG gtgatGGAGTTCTACTGCGAGTCATGCGAGACGGCCATGTGTCTGGACTGCACGGAGGGGGAGCACCGCGAGCACGTCACCGTCCCCCTACGGGACGTCCTGGAGCAGCACAAGGCGGCGCTGAAGGACCAGCTGGACGCCATCCGTGGCAG ACTCCCCCAACTGACGGCGGCCATCGAGCTGGTGACGGAGATCTCCCGGCAGCTCACGGAGGGGAAGAACCAGGCGGTGGCCGGGATCAGCAGTACCTTCGACGACCTGGAGAGGGCGCTACAGCAGCGCAAGAACACCCTGATCACTGACCTGGAGAACATCTGCAGCTCCAAGCAGAAG GTGCTGCAGGCCCAGCTGACCTCCCTCCTGCAGGGGGCAGAGCACATCCAGAGCAGCTGTGGCTTCACAGAGCAGGCCCTCAGCCACGGGAGCTCCACGGAG GTGCTGCTGGTGCAGAAGCAGATGAGCGAGCGTGTCACCGCACTGGCGAGACACGACTTCCCAGAGAAACCGCATCAGAACGCACACCTGGACTGTCAG gtggAGACGGACGGGCTGCGCCGCTCCATCCAGAACCTGGGGGTCCTGATCACCACGGCGGCCGTGGCCCACACCTCGGTGGCCACCGGGGAGGGCCTGCGCCACGCCACCACGGGGGTGCCCCAGAGCGTTACCGTGACGACCAAGGACAAG gacgGGGAGCTGGTGCGGACGGGCAACGCCCTCCTGCGGGCGGAGATCACCTCGGCGGGCGACGGCGTTGCCGCGGCCGACGCCGAGGTCACGGACAACAAGAACGGCACGTACGAGGTGAGCTACGTCCTGCGTGCCGAGGGCGACTTCCTGTTCGGCCTGGCGCTCTACGGCCAGCCCCTCCGCGGCAGCCCCTTCCGCCTGCGGGCCCTCAAGCCCTCCGACGCGCCGCAGTCCCCCGACGACGTGAAGCGCCGCGTCAAGTCCCCCAGCGGCCCCGGGGGCCACGTGCGGCAGAAGGCGCTGCGCCGGCCCTCCAGCATGTACAGCACCACCAAGAAGAAGGAGAACCCCATCGAGGACGAGCTCATCTACAGAGTAG GTtcaagaggcagagagaagggcGAGTTCACCAACCTCCAGGGCATCTCAGCCTCAAGCAACggcagggtggtggtggcagACAGCAACAACCAGTGCATACAG GTGTTCTCCAACGACGGGCAGTTCAAGATGCGGTTTGGGGTGCGGGGGCGTTCCCCGGGGCAGCTCCAGAGGCCTACGGGTGTGAGCGTGGACCTGAACGGGGACATCGTGGTGGCGGATTATGACAACCGCTGGGTCAGCATCTTCTCATCGGACGGCAAGTTCAAG AACAAAATCGGGGCGGGGCGTCTCATGGGGCCGAAGGGCGTGGCCGTGGACAGGAATGGACACATCATCGCCGTGGACAACAAGGCCTGCTGCGTCTTCATCTTCCAGTCCAACGGGAAGCTGGTCAACAAGTTCGGAGCGCGGGGGACGTCCGAGAGGCAGTTtgcag GTCCGCACTTTGTGGCTGTGAACAACAAGAACGAAATCATCGTGACCGACTTCCACAATCACTCTGTGAAg GTGTACAACGCGGACGGAGAGTTCCTCTTCCGGTTCGGCTCCCACGGGGAAGGGAACGGCCAGTTCAACGCGCCCACCGGCGTGGCCGTGGACGCCAATGGAAACATCATTGTGGCCGACTGGGGGAACAGCAGAATACAG gtctTTGACAGCACAGGTTCTTTCCTGTCCTACATCAACACGTCTGCGGACCCCCTGTACGGGCCACAGGGCCTGGCGCTCACCTCGGACGGGAACGTGGCCGTGGCCGACTCCGGCAACCACTGCTTCAAGGTCTACCGCTACCTGCAGTGA
- the trim3b gene encoding tripartite motif-containing protein 3b isoform X3 produces MEVLQRDPECSREEDCPAASGTPLSCPNHEGKVMEFYCESCETAMCLDCTEGEHREHVTVPLRDVLEQHKAALKDQLDAIRGRLPQLTAAIELVTEISRQLTEGKNQAVAGISSTFDDLERALQQRKNTLITDLENICSSKQKVLQAQLTSLLQGAEHIQSSCGFTEQALSHGSSTEVLLVQKQMSERVTALARHDFPEKPHQNAHLDCQVETDGLRRSIQNLGVLITTAAVAHTSVATGEGLRHATTGVPQSVTVTTKDKDGELVRTGNALLRAEITSAGDGVAAADAEVTDNKNGTYEVSYVLRAEGDFLFGLALYGQPLRGSPFRLRALKPSDAPQSPDDVKRRVKSPSGPGGHVRQKALRRPSSMYSTTKKKENPIEDELIYRVGSRGREKGEFTNLQGISASSNGRVVVADSNNQCIQVFSNDGQFKMRFGVRGRSPGQLQRPTGVSVDLNGDIVVADYDNRWVSIFSSDGKFKNKIGAGRLMGPKGVAVDRNGHIIAVDNKACCVFIFQSNGKLVNKFGARGTSERQFAEKLGPIVNKSVPVFSPHFVAVNNKNEIIVTDFHNHSVKVYNADGEFLFRFGSHGEGNGQFNAPTGVAVDANGNIIVADWGNSRIQVFDSTGSFLSYINTSADPLYGPQGLALTSDGNVAVADSGNHCFKVYRYLQ; encoded by the exons ATGGAG GTCCTGCAGAGAGACCCCGAGTGCTCCCGGGAGGAGGACTGCCCCGCCGCCAGCGGGACGCCCCTGAGCTGTCCCAACCACGAGGGCAAG gtgatGGAGTTCTACTGCGAGTCATGCGAGACGGCCATGTGTCTGGACTGCACGGAGGGGGAGCACCGCGAGCACGTCACCGTCCCCCTACGGGACGTCCTGGAGCAGCACAAGGCGGCGCTGAAGGACCAGCTGGACGCCATCCGTGGCAG ACTCCCCCAACTGACGGCGGCCATCGAGCTGGTGACGGAGATCTCCCGGCAGCTCACGGAGGGGAAGAACCAGGCGGTGGCCGGGATCAGCAGTACCTTCGACGACCTGGAGAGGGCGCTACAGCAGCGCAAGAACACCCTGATCACTGACCTGGAGAACATCTGCAGCTCCAAGCAGAAG GTGCTGCAGGCCCAGCTGACCTCCCTCCTGCAGGGGGCAGAGCACATCCAGAGCAGCTGTGGCTTCACAGAGCAGGCCCTCAGCCACGGGAGCTCCACGGAG GTGCTGCTGGTGCAGAAGCAGATGAGCGAGCGTGTCACCGCACTGGCGAGACACGACTTCCCAGAGAAACCGCATCAGAACGCACACCTGGACTGTCAG gtggAGACGGACGGGCTGCGCCGCTCCATCCAGAACCTGGGGGTCCTGATCACCACGGCGGCCGTGGCCCACACCTCGGTGGCCACCGGGGAGGGCCTGCGCCACGCCACCACGGGGGTGCCCCAGAGCGTTACCGTGACGACCAAGGACAAG gacgGGGAGCTGGTGCGGACGGGCAACGCCCTCCTGCGGGCGGAGATCACCTCGGCGGGCGACGGCGTTGCCGCGGCCGACGCCGAGGTCACGGACAACAAGAACGGCACGTACGAGGTGAGCTACGTCCTGCGTGCCGAGGGCGACTTCCTGTTCGGCCTGGCGCTCTACGGCCAGCCCCTCCGCGGCAGCCCCTTCCGCCTGCGGGCCCTCAAGCCCTCCGACGCGCCGCAGTCCCCCGACGACGTGAAGCGCCGCGTCAAGTCCCCCAGCGGCCCCGGGGGCCACGTGCGGCAGAAGGCGCTGCGCCGGCCCTCCAGCATGTACAGCACCACCAAGAAGAAGGAGAACCCCATCGAGGACGAGCTCATCTACAGAGTAG GTtcaagaggcagagagaagggcGAGTTCACCAACCTCCAGGGCATCTCAGCCTCAAGCAACggcagggtggtggtggcagACAGCAACAACCAGTGCATACAG GTGTTCTCCAACGACGGGCAGTTCAAGATGCGGTTTGGGGTGCGGGGGCGTTCCCCGGGGCAGCTCCAGAGGCCTACGGGTGTGAGCGTGGACCTGAACGGGGACATCGTGGTGGCGGATTATGACAACCGCTGGGTCAGCATCTTCTCATCGGACGGCAAGTTCAAG AACAAAATCGGGGCGGGGCGTCTCATGGGGCCGAAGGGCGTGGCCGTGGACAGGAATGGACACATCATCGCCGTGGACAACAAGGCCTGCTGCGTCTTCATCTTCCAGTCCAACGGGAAGCTGGTCAACAAGTTCGGAGCGCGGGGGACGTCCGAGAGGCAGTTtgcag AAAAACTTGGCCCAATTGTAAATAAGTCAGTCCCAGTTTTCA GTCCGCACTTTGTGGCTGTGAACAACAAGAACGAAATCATCGTGACCGACTTCCACAATCACTCTGTGAAg GTGTACAACGCGGACGGAGAGTTCCTCTTCCGGTTCGGCTCCCACGGGGAAGGGAACGGCCAGTTCAACGCGCCCACCGGCGTGGCCGTGGACGCCAATGGAAACATCATTGTGGCCGACTGGGGGAACAGCAGAATACAG gtctTTGACAGCACAGGTTCTTTCCTGTCCTACATCAACACGTCTGCGGACCCCCTGTACGGGCCACAGGGCCTGGCGCTCACCTCGGACGGGAACGTGGCCGTGGCCGACTCCGGCAACCACTGCTTCAAGGTCTACCGCTACCTGCAGTGA